In Nonomuraea sp. NBC_00507, the following are encoded in one genomic region:
- a CDS encoding MFS transporter, which translates to MLCAVIFLDALDVSMVGVALPAIQHDLGLSTSSLQWVVSGYVLGYGGLLLLGGRTADLLGRRRVFLVALGVFAVASLLGGIVDDGALLIAARFIKGVSAAFTAPAALSIITTTFPEGPERNRALSIFTACGASGYSLGLVLSGLLTELDWRATLLMPVPVAIIALVAALRVLPRGAEERAEGGHDLLGAVLITASMLLLVFTVVQAPEVGWTSVRTIGSLVAVAALLGLFVFTELRMKHPLVRLGILRSGHIVRANLGLMILFGSYVAFQFVAMQYFQILLGWSALGTALAFLPAGLLVALTSTKMGDFADRFGTGKLIVIGAAALAGGYAIFLGIDSTPSLAGMVIPGMLLLGVAFALSFPALNIQAVSGVHDDEQGLASGLLNTSGQVGGAIVLAAVTAVLTSGGGETLSIGTLRAAIVVSLVLALVGLAISLTGLRGRKAVAVEPDGDKVYETV; encoded by the coding sequence GTGCTGTGCGCGGTGATCTTCCTTGACGCTCTGGACGTCTCGATGGTCGGTGTGGCTCTCCCCGCAATCCAGCACGACCTGGGGTTGAGCACGTCGTCTTTGCAGTGGGTGGTCAGCGGTTACGTGCTCGGCTACGGCGGTCTTCTGTTGCTCGGGGGCAGGACCGCCGACCTGCTCGGGCGGCGCAGGGTGTTCCTGGTCGCTCTGGGTGTCTTCGCCGTCGCGTCGCTGCTCGGTGGCATCGTGGATGACGGAGCGCTGCTGATCGCGGCCAGGTTCATCAAGGGTGTGTCGGCCGCCTTCACCGCGCCCGCGGCATTGTCGATCATTACGACGACCTTTCCTGAGGGCCCGGAGCGCAACAGGGCATTGAGCATCTTCACCGCCTGCGGCGCCAGCGGCTACTCGCTGGGCCTCGTGCTCTCCGGCCTGCTGACGGAGCTCGACTGGCGGGCGACGCTGCTGATGCCGGTGCCCGTAGCGATCATCGCGCTGGTCGCCGCGCTCAGGGTGCTGCCGCGGGGCGCCGAGGAGCGGGCCGAGGGCGGCCACGACCTGCTCGGCGCCGTGCTGATCACCGCCTCGATGCTGCTGCTGGTCTTCACCGTCGTCCAGGCGCCCGAGGTCGGCTGGACCTCCGTCCGGACCATCGGCTCGCTGGTGGCCGTGGCGGCGCTGCTCGGGCTGTTCGTCTTCACCGAGCTGCGGATGAAGCACCCGCTGGTGCGGCTCGGCATCCTGCGTTCCGGCCACATCGTGCGGGCCAACCTGGGCCTGATGATCCTCTTCGGCTCGTACGTCGCCTTCCAGTTCGTCGCCATGCAGTACTTCCAGATCCTGCTGGGCTGGTCGGCACTCGGCACGGCGCTCGCCTTCCTGCCCGCGGGCCTGCTCGTCGCGCTCACCTCGACCAAGATGGGCGACTTCGCCGACAGGTTCGGCACCGGCAAGCTGATCGTCATCGGCGCGGCCGCGTTGGCCGGTGGTTACGCGATCTTCCTGGGCATCGACAGCACGCCGAGCCTGGCCGGCATGGTCATCCCCGGGATGCTGCTGCTGGGCGTCGCGTTCGCGCTGTCCTTCCCCGCGCTCAACATCCAGGCCGTCAGCGGCGTGCACGACGACGAGCAGGGGCTGGCCTCCGGGCTGCTCAACACCTCCGGGCAGGTGGGCGGCGCCATCGTGCTGGCCGCGGTCACCGCCGTGCTGACCTCGGGGGGTGGCGAGACGCTCTCGATCGGCACGCTGCGCGCGGCCATCGTGGTGTCGCTGGTGCTGGCCCTCGTCGGGCTGGCGATCTCGCTGACCGGGCTGCGCGGCCGCAAGGCCGTGGCCGTGGAGCCGGACGGCGACAAGGTCTACGAGACCGTCTGA
- a CDS encoding MarR family winged helix-turn-helix transcriptional regulator has translation MDEEFVVETWHYVLAKHAKAMCALERELGDRHGLGPSEFEVLDRIVHHDRKLRLQELCDEVHLSQSALSRVVARLEKASLVSRGACDSDRRGVFVCITDEGRARHAEALPTQRAVLSGIFTDTPAALIS, from the coding sequence ATGGACGAGGAGTTCGTGGTCGAGACCTGGCATTACGTCCTGGCCAAGCACGCCAAAGCCATGTGCGCGCTGGAGCGGGAGCTCGGCGATCGGCACGGGCTGGGGCCCAGTGAGTTCGAGGTGCTGGACCGGATCGTCCACCACGACAGGAAGTTGCGCCTGCAGGAGCTCTGCGACGAGGTTCACCTGAGCCAGAGCGCGCTGTCCAGGGTGGTGGCGCGGTTGGAGAAGGCCTCGCTCGTGTCACGGGGCGCGTGCGATTCGGACCGGCGTGGTGTCTTCGTGTGCATCACCGATGAGGGCCGCGCCCGCCACGCCGAAGCCCTCCCCACCCAGCGGGCCGTCCTGTCCGGCATCTTCACCGACACCCCGGCGGCTCTGATCTCCTGA
- a CDS encoding thymidine phosphorylase, which yields MDAIEVIRAKRDGGELTTAQIDWVIAAYTRGDVADEQMSALAMAILLNGMNRREIADWTQAMIRSGERMDWSMLDRPTADKHSTGGVGDKITLPLAPLVAACGAYVPQLSGRGLGHTGGTLDKLESIPGWRASLSNDEMLHVLRSAGAVVCAAGSGLAPADKKLYALRDVTGTVESIPLIASSIMSKKIAEGTGSLVLDVKVGSGAFMKSVETARELAETMVALGTDAGVRTVALLTAMDRPLGRAVGNALEVEESVEVLAGGGPSDVVELTVRLAREMLEAAGVASGKDPAKALQDGSAMDAWRRMIVAQGGDPDAVLPRAAETMVVEAPASGVLTRLDAYAVGLAAWRLGAGRARKEDPVSFGAGVTLHAKPGDLVRAGQPLMTLHADETERFARALEALEGGYAVGDASEEQLPLVIDRITAE from the coding sequence GTGGATGCCATCGAGGTCATCCGCGCCAAGCGGGACGGCGGCGAGCTGACCACCGCCCAGATCGACTGGGTGATCGCCGCCTACACCCGCGGCGACGTGGCCGACGAGCAGATGTCAGCCCTGGCCATGGCCATTCTGCTGAACGGCATGAACCGGCGCGAGATCGCCGACTGGACCCAGGCCATGATCCGCTCCGGTGAGCGTATGGACTGGTCGATGCTGGATCGGCCGACTGCCGACAAACACTCGACCGGCGGCGTCGGTGACAAGATCACGCTCCCGTTGGCCCCGCTGGTGGCGGCGTGCGGCGCGTACGTGCCGCAGCTGTCCGGACGCGGCCTCGGCCACACCGGTGGCACCTTGGACAAGCTGGAGTCCATTCCCGGCTGGCGTGCCTCGCTGTCCAACGACGAGATGCTGCACGTCCTGCGCTCGGCCGGCGCCGTCGTCTGCGCGGCGGGCTCCGGTCTCGCCCCCGCCGACAAGAAGCTCTACGCCTTGCGCGACGTCACCGGCACCGTCGAGTCCATCCCGCTGATCGCCTCGTCGATCATGTCGAAGAAGATCGCCGAGGGCACCGGCTCCCTGGTGCTCGACGTCAAGGTGGGCTCAGGGGCGTTCATGAAGTCCGTCGAGACGGCGCGTGAGCTGGCCGAGACGATGGTGGCGCTCGGCACGGACGCGGGAGTGCGCACGGTCGCGCTGCTCACCGCGATGGACCGGCCCCTGGGGCGGGCCGTGGGCAACGCTCTGGAGGTCGAGGAGTCCGTCGAGGTCCTGGCCGGCGGCGGGCCCTCCGACGTGGTGGAGCTGACCGTACGGCTGGCGAGGGAGATGCTGGAGGCGGCCGGGGTCGCCTCCGGCAAGGACCCGGCCAAGGCGCTGCAGGACGGGTCGGCCATGGACGCCTGGCGGCGGATGATCGTCGCTCAGGGCGGCGATCCGGACGCCGTGTTGCCGCGCGCGGCCGAGACGATGGTCGTCGAGGCGCCCGCGTCGGGGGTGTTGACCCGGCTGGACGCGTACGCGGTGGGGCTGGCGGCCTGGCGGCTGGGGGCCGGGCGGGCGCGCAAGGAGGACCCGGTGTCGTTCGGGGCCGGCGTGACGCTGCACGCCAAGCCCGGGGATCTGGTGCGGGCCGGGCAGCCGTTGATGACGTTGCACGCCGATGAGACGGAGCGGTTCGCGCGGGCGCTGGAGGCGTTGGAAGGCGGCTACGCGGTGGGGGATGCCAGCGAGGAGCAACTCCCTCTGGTCATCGACCGCATCACCGCCGAGTAG
- a CDS encoding cytidine deaminase encodes MSIDWDGLRDEAAEAMRHAYAPYSKFPVGAAALVDDGRIVTGCNVENASYGLGLCAECGLVSALQLSGGGRLVAFTCVDGHGELLMPCGRCRQLLYEFGGGDLLVETVDGPKPMSEILPYAFGPEDLSRSA; translated from the coding sequence TTGAGCATCGACTGGGACGGCCTGCGGGACGAGGCCGCTGAGGCCATGCGGCACGCGTACGCGCCGTACTCGAAATTTCCTGTGGGGGCGGCGGCGCTCGTCGATGACGGCAGGATCGTCACCGGCTGCAACGTCGAGAACGCCTCCTACGGGCTCGGCCTGTGTGCCGAGTGCGGGCTGGTGTCGGCGCTGCAACTGTCCGGCGGCGGCCGGCTGGTGGCCTTCACCTGCGTGGACGGCCACGGCGAGCTGCTGATGCCGTGCGGGCGCTGTCGGCAGCTGCTGTATGAGTTCGGTGGTGGCGACCTGCTGGTCGAGACCGTCGACGGGCCGAAGCCGATGTCCGAGATCCTGCCGTACGCGTTCGGCCCGGAAGACCTGAGCAGGAGCGCGTAG
- a CDS encoding ABC transporter permease, with product MTRFTKYHLVLIGVAALLLLMSLVRVVSGQNDITSSGTFAAALLLAVPIGLAGLGGLWAERAGVVNIGLEGMMVLGTWFAGWAGYQWGAVAALIAGLLGGALGGLIHAIATVTFGVDHIISGVAINLLGPGVTRFLSEVLFKEGTPAADAGAGITTSPAITGDSWQISLPLLSDGPDLLGKLESTHWFLLSDLAGILRGLTHNVNVLVVLAVLLLPLTFFVLWRTAFGLRLRSAGENPWAAESLGVNVYLIKYLAVVISGAFAGLGGVFLVFVSTKYVEGQTAGRGFIGLAAMIFGNWRPGGLAAGASLFGYADGLQLRSSGAVTSFFLFGAVLLLAYLVIRVRRMLAPDQPAELAARSPRDYTLMAAAAAGMVVLFWLWMTVDQLPNEFVFITPHVLTLLVLLVASQRLRMPKADGVRYRRGEQH from the coding sequence ATGACCAGGTTCACCAAATACCACCTCGTGCTCATCGGCGTCGCCGCGCTCCTGCTGCTGATGTCGCTGGTACGCGTCGTGTCGGGCCAGAACGACATCACCTCCTCCGGCACGTTCGCCGCCGCGTTGCTGCTGGCGGTGCCGATCGGCCTGGCCGGGCTCGGCGGGTTGTGGGCCGAGCGGGCGGGTGTGGTCAACATCGGGCTCGAAGGCATGATGGTGCTCGGCACCTGGTTCGCCGGCTGGGCCGGCTACCAGTGGGGCGCCGTGGCCGCGTTGATCGCCGGGTTGCTCGGCGGCGCGCTCGGCGGCCTCATCCACGCCATCGCCACCGTGACGTTCGGCGTGGACCACATCATCAGCGGCGTCGCCATCAACCTGCTCGGCCCCGGTGTTACCCGCTTCCTGTCCGAGGTGCTCTTCAAGGAGGGCACCCCGGCAGCCGACGCCGGCGCGGGCATCACCACCTCGCCCGCGATCACTGGGGATTCGTGGCAGATCAGCCTGCCGCTGCTTTCTGACGGTCCTGACCTGCTCGGAAAGCTCGAGAGCACCCACTGGTTCCTGCTCTCCGACCTCGCCGGCATCCTGCGCGGCCTGACGCACAACGTGAACGTTCTGGTGGTCCTCGCGGTCCTGCTGCTGCCGCTGACGTTCTTCGTGCTCTGGCGCACGGCCTTCGGCCTGCGGCTACGCTCGGCCGGCGAGAACCCGTGGGCGGCCGAGTCGCTGGGCGTGAACGTCTACCTGATCAAGTACCTCGCGGTCGTCATCTCCGGCGCGTTCGCCGGGCTCGGCGGCGTGTTCCTGGTCTTCGTCTCCACCAAGTACGTCGAGGGCCAGACGGCCGGGCGCGGCTTCATCGGCCTGGCCGCCATGATCTTCGGCAACTGGCGTCCCGGCGGGCTCGCGGCCGGCGCGTCGTTGTTCGGCTACGCCGACGGCTTGCAACTGCGCAGCTCGGGGGCGGTCACGTCGTTCTTCCTGTTCGGCGCGGTGCTGCTGCTGGCCTATTTGGTGATCAGGGTCCGCCGGATGCTGGCGCCCGACCAGCCGGCCGAGCTGGCGGCCAGGAGCCCCAGGGACTACACGCTGATGGCCGCCGCGGCGGCGGGCATGGTCGTGTTGTTCTGGCTCTGGATGACCGTCGATCAACTGCCGAACGAGTTCGTCTTCATCACACCACACGTGCTCACGCTGCTCGTGCTCTTGGTGGCTTCGCAGCGTCTGCGGATGCCCAAGGCCGACGGCGTACGCTATCGCCGGGGGGAACAGCATTGA
- a CDS encoding ABC transporter permease, with translation MPAGLNRALLTVAGAVIAIVLAIAISSVAITAAGASPLDAFAAFFDFGATERAQSNAIAAFLNRAVPLFIAGLAVAVGFRMNLFNIGVEGQYRLAAICAAYVGSTFTAPAPIQITVIILVAAAVGGLYALIPAVMKVTRGVNEVIATIMLNYIAINLSSFLVRGPFAGERAAGQLTTTTPELPESAMFPNLNFAFEWFGLLPPTRGGGVWGFLLVAIALGIVIWVVLERTRFGFNVKASGLNGPAALASGVNPKTMVIAAMVLSGGIAGLIGLPEILGDKGAFNSNFTAGLGFLGIAVALLGRNKPVGIAVAALLFAFLDRAQGALQIANVPPSVITIIQGVTVLLVVVANEVTNRLALRLEERRAAHELGTNKVEVAA, from the coding sequence ATGCCCGCCGGGCTCAACCGGGCGCTGCTCACTGTGGCCGGCGCCGTCATCGCGATCGTCCTGGCCATCGCGATCTCCAGCGTGGCGATCACTGCGGCGGGCGCGAGCCCGCTGGACGCGTTCGCCGCCTTCTTCGACTTCGGCGCCACCGAGCGGGCCCAGTCCAACGCGATCGCGGCCTTCCTCAACCGGGCGGTGCCGCTGTTCATCGCCGGCCTGGCGGTGGCCGTCGGCTTCCGGATGAACCTCTTCAACATCGGCGTGGAGGGACAGTACCGGCTCGCCGCCATCTGCGCGGCCTACGTCGGCTCGACGTTCACGGCGCCCGCGCCCATCCAGATCACGGTGATCATTCTGGTGGCGGCGGCCGTCGGCGGCCTCTACGCGCTCATCCCCGCGGTCATGAAGGTGACCAGGGGCGTGAACGAGGTCATCGCGACGATCATGCTGAACTACATCGCGATCAACCTGAGCTCGTTCCTCGTGCGAGGACCATTCGCGGGCGAGCGTGCCGCCGGGCAGCTCACCACCACGACGCCGGAGCTGCCGGAGTCGGCCATGTTCCCGAACCTCAACTTCGCCTTCGAGTGGTTCGGGCTGCTGCCGCCCACCCGCGGCGGGGGCGTGTGGGGCTTCCTGCTCGTGGCGATCGCGCTCGGCATCGTGATCTGGGTCGTGCTCGAACGCACCCGCTTCGGCTTCAACGTCAAGGCCAGCGGACTCAACGGCCCGGCCGCGCTCGCCTCGGGCGTGAACCCGAAGACGATGGTCATCGCGGCCATGGTGTTGTCCGGCGGGATCGCCGGGCTCATCGGCCTGCCCGAGATCCTCGGCGACAAGGGCGCGTTCAACTCCAACTTCACCGCGGGACTGGGCTTCCTGGGCATCGCCGTGGCGCTGCTCGGCAGGAACAAGCCGGTCGGCATCGCGGTCGCCGCGTTGTTGTTCGCCTTCCTCGACCGGGCGCAGGGCGCCCTGCAGATCGCGAACGTGCCGCCATCCGTCATCACGATCATCCAGGGTGTGACCGTCCTGCTGGTCGTCGTGGCCAACGAGGTGACGAACCGGCTGGCCCTCAGACTCGAGGAACGGCGGGCCGCCCACGAGCTCGGCACGAACAAGGTTGAGGTGGCAGCATGA